In one Lycium barbarum isolate Lr01 chromosome 7, ASM1917538v2, whole genome shotgun sequence genomic region, the following are encoded:
- the LOC132601617 gene encoding uncharacterized protein LOC132601617, which translates to MEKAWRDEQDNREKDMKKKMEELQERSNRSAKNATSLRYGDLCIHLVLDLPEGRSLTVEVVEWFATQDMHQWLTWEDMAECFMERFRFNVETVSDRYYLEKVQQKLTENYREFASRWRAEAARVQPPMCEEELVFVFIRSQKPDFYDIMLSMPGRSFTELVKIGEAIEDGLQSWNIASVLNKTSGQATTGIFRKKKKDVARGNVHSTEDCINLKHKIQDLIDKKEITLETATPNVNTNPLPNHGNNGVHMIERDEDWDFAKHWSLKESNLWKKQ; encoded by the exons ATGGAGAAGGCTTGGAGGGACGAACAGGATAACCGTGAGAAAGATATGAAAAAGAAGATGGAGGAGTTACAGGAGAGATCTAATAGGTCCGCAAAGAATGCTACAAGTCTAAGATATGGTGACTTGTGCATACATCTGGTTTTGGACTTACCAGAAGG CCGTAGTCTGACTGTAGAAGTCGTTGAGTGGTTCGCAACTCAAGACATGCACCAATGGCTCACCTGGGAGGACATGGCAGAATGTTTCATGGAGAGATTTCGCTTTAATGTCGAAACAGTATCCGACCGCTACTACCTTGAAAAGGTCCAACAGAAATTAACAGAAAACTATAGAGAGTTCGCCAGCAGGTGGAGGGCTGAAGCAGCTCGTGTACAGCCACCAATGTGTGAGGAAGAGCTAGTCTTCGTGTTCATTAGGTCTCAGAAGCCTGATTTCTATGACATAATGTTGTCCATGCCCGGGAGGTCATTTACAGAGTTGGTCAAAataggagaggccatagaagatggtctccaATCCTGGAATATAGCTAGTGTCCTCAATAAGACATCTGGACAAGCTACGACAGGAATCTTCCGCAAGAAGAAAAAGGATGTGGCAA GAGGAAATGTACACAGCACAGAAGACTGCATAAATCTCAAGCACAAAATCCAGGATCTGATTGACAAAAAAGAAATCACCTTAGAAACCGCAACTCCCAATGTGAACACAAACCCCTTACCCAACCATGGAAACAACGGAGTCCACATGATTGAGAGGGACGAGGACTGGGATTTTGCAAAGCATTGGTCCCTAAAGGAGTCGAATCTCTGGAAAAAACAGTAG